Proteins from a single region of Siphonobacter curvatus:
- a CDS encoding DEAD/DEAH box helicase, producing MIDPIFAFDTIRENFIKYVRTAFRTRFASVESERNSLLQNEGLFYREPWIESLPDYTKSRKTVSQLTSDDLPTLSDRQQTIFQQLVSKGLFPNTNELYKHQTHMLKTALLGEKHCVITTGTGSGKTESFLLPLFAQLSKELAQFPPVNTYDQNTWWKSSAEGGLSNSLCVDKTTFMLSPRAQQRGNENSQVRPAAMRALILYPMNALIEDQMTRLRRALDSDEVRTWLAETTHGNRLYFGRYNSSTPIAGDLQKIDENGQCLVNTAKLKSLREQLRSIDDAAQKIEEYILHEKLADENPHELRSFFPRLDGAEMRSRFDMQCSPPDILITNFSMLSIMLMREIDSPIFDKTRDWLASDSNNIFHLIVDELHLYRGTEGTEVAYLMRLFLDRLGLSPNHPQLRILASSASIDDGEKKAESQQFLRDFFGTTERDFEIISNKIEIDSPANFTNSLPSEPFIAITEAFDSLIQSRLTVEEIKSQSSFNSIAEQVAKQLADWAGISITSSVGIKQLLDVLVSPSLQLKERLQAACNVKGHSRAVALTDLNGTSAFPSFADQLFSRTLNSDVQKLAVRGVLLLRGLLDEQPFTNQFTAINLPRFRVHYFIRNIEGLWASINPKEQASEFFDPTRPIGRLFGHSHILSPEGNRVLELLYCDNCGTLFLGGSRLPSPVNSEFYCEMLAVSADIDKAPSRTVNKLLESRSYQEYAVFWPEGRGTHNQKFISENIRNEKPYWRQAAIGNCNQSDYTAQWKKASLNVKTGEVKNEHTDAHENPDNWISGYMFKISTNAQRSDNIYRPDRDVQNDLQSTHRAMPSVCPACGITHQKHNAASKKRKLSSVRGFRTGFAKASQTLAKELLYQLSSDERQRKLVVFSDSREDAAQIANGIERTHFTDLLRELLVRYLRQEILLGREIFNAIQNQDQNAVQKLKRINQLRFDQIEDFIDETKFLTSTNQVKRNKAEHAQRELASLIGQTIPVRNLVEVANDQTEMAPLVKELVKLGVNPGGNDLSVQWATKRDGTKTNWTEVIDFNELRWKANADRDFQRDISTSTYDELAQIFFGSLFYSLESAGLGYLSAISTPDSPQDYPEIIKQKANSLPLNSLIFLQAVNSTIRLLCEAYKHNHADLFDGQKHSLIDYQSFPKLVKKYISEVAKIHNIIDFSLGDAIHETLKVLGIIDADPISGTSIIIQSLFLKAAASDDPVWSSQRGLRRHLHPSAGVCTYSFSHLPTDSDTTCEQLWPDNYLSFHAAVEQRNPLRLHCEEMTGQTDNPFERQRHFRNIIVNEEKQYRNVKMIDLLSVTTTLEVGVDIGSLQAVMLANMPPQRFNYQQRVGRAGRRGQAYSVILTFCRGRSHDEHYFKYPHRITGDPPPTPFLSMDQPRIARRMIAKEVLRQAFAETQLLTSDERLPINVHGNFGAADNWLNHYQSHIATWINTNSSSIETIVKMLWSGPDSELSQLIWWATNKDGLLKQLDETIANEEIDAEPLAERLAIGGFLPMFGMPTEQKNLFHGVHKNEDDYEPLTIDRSSEQSLYEFAPGSQKTKDKAIHTVIGFTSNYYYGLKKGDRSGQKKLLNQTFEPINDLVKNVFSVNRWMVNCQLCGYTYTQLMPITEMMCLNCGSDIEPLNIRTPRAFRTDLTAGRDDREFTDIQVSRPPVLAQLNDGKIAPERVGNTLLSISEQDLTWRINDNGGQRFKGKFYTTSNTFPFQTQAFKFDLQWLTADLEPDIQGFLESPNGYRVQLTNSKEDPIALENGIALGVGKRTELLQLSPKTVPITLNLDMFRINAAGIKAAYFSAAFLLQRTLADKLDVDPKEIDIADISRVSLPYTINGNQAFCARITLADELANGSGFIRYLYSNYSEILDDIVNPNKTEGYTGKIKSENHRKGLKKEQILACDSACYECLKVYSNMNYHSILDWRLGLALLRLMQDESFTVGTDGQFETPELIDWLETATTLRDNLLEMLPNGESVEIQRLPVIRLSKNRKQSDWIAVVHPFWRINDYKGKDWLAGVLADLEVKATQTEGHVHFVNTFDLLRRMGWCYKELQV from the coding sequence ATGATTGATCCTATATTTGCCTTTGATACCATACGGGAAAATTTTATCAAATATGTCAGAACCGCTTTTCGCACTCGATTTGCAAGTGTAGAATCTGAACGAAACAGTTTGTTACAAAATGAAGGGTTATTTTATCGTGAACCCTGGATTGAATCACTGCCTGATTATACAAAAAGTCGTAAAACTGTTTCTCAATTAACGAGTGATGATCTTCCAACACTTTCGGATAGACAGCAAACAATCTTTCAACAATTAGTTAGTAAGGGATTATTTCCTAATACAAATGAGTTGTATAAGCATCAGACACACATGCTTAAGACAGCCCTGCTAGGCGAGAAACACTGCGTCATTACAACAGGAACTGGTTCTGGAAAGACGGAATCATTTCTATTGCCTTTGTTTGCACAGTTGTCAAAGGAACTAGCTCAATTTCCGCCTGTCAACACTTATGACCAAAACACTTGGTGGAAAAGCTCGGCCGAAGGCGGACTAAGCAATAGCTTATGCGTTGATAAGACTACGTTTATGCTAAGCCCTAGAGCTCAACAGCGGGGTAATGAAAATAGCCAAGTTCGTCCAGCTGCTATGCGAGCATTAATTCTCTATCCAATGAATGCGCTGATTGAAGATCAAATGACCCGTCTTAGACGAGCACTAGATTCAGATGAAGTGCGAACTTGGCTAGCGGAAACCACACACGGCAATCGTCTATATTTTGGTCGATACAATAGTAGTACGCCTATAGCCGGTGACCTACAGAAAATTGATGAAAACGGTCAGTGTTTAGTCAACACAGCGAAATTAAAGAGTTTGCGGGAGCAGCTACGGTCAATAGACGATGCTGCTCAAAAAATAGAGGAGTATATTCTTCATGAAAAACTAGCTGATGAAAATCCACATGAACTGAGGTCGTTTTTTCCTCGGCTGGATGGAGCTGAAATGAGAAGTCGATTTGACATGCAATGCAGCCCACCAGATATCCTGATTACTAATTTTTCCATGCTAAGTATAATGCTTATGCGGGAAATAGATTCACCTATTTTTGATAAAACTCGGGATTGGCTAGCTTCTGACAGTAACAATATTTTTCATTTAATAGTAGATGAATTACATCTATATCGAGGCACTGAAGGTACTGAAGTAGCTTACTTAATGAGACTTTTTCTTGATCGTTTAGGACTCTCGCCTAATCATCCTCAACTCCGTATTTTAGCCTCTAGTGCTTCAATCGATGATGGAGAAAAAAAAGCTGAAAGTCAGCAATTTCTTCGCGACTTTTTCGGCACTACCGAACGAGATTTTGAAATTATCAGCAACAAAATAGAAATTGATTCACCTGCTAATTTTACTAATTCATTACCCTCCGAGCCATTTATAGCAATAACGGAAGCTTTTGATAGCTTAATACAATCTAGGCTTACTGTTGAAGAGATTAAAAGTCAATCTAGTTTCAATAGTATAGCTGAACAGGTGGCAAAACAACTTGCGGATTGGGCAGGAATTTCCATAACTTCAAGTGTAGGCATAAAGCAACTATTAGATGTTCTGGTGAGTCCGTCTTTACAACTTAAAGAACGGCTTCAAGCCGCATGCAATGTTAAAGGGCATTCGCGCGCAGTCGCATTAACCGACCTCAATGGCACATCAGCTTTTCCAAGTTTTGCTGACCAATTGTTCAGTCGGACTTTAAATTCTGATGTTCAAAAGCTAGCTGTGCGTGGTGTGTTACTATTACGAGGGTTATTAGATGAGCAGCCATTTACTAACCAGTTCACAGCGATCAATTTGCCACGCTTTCGGGTGCATTATTTCATCCGTAACATTGAAGGTTTATGGGCTTCAATTAATCCGAAAGAACAAGCAAGTGAGTTTTTTGATCCAACTCGGCCTATAGGAAGGCTATTTGGTCATTCGCATATTTTGTCCCCAGAGGGAAACCGAGTCTTAGAACTGTTGTACTGCGACAACTGTGGTACACTTTTCTTAGGTGGTAGCCGCCTACCCTCCCCGGTAAACAGTGAATTTTACTGCGAAATGCTAGCGGTAAGTGCTGATATTGATAAGGCTCCTAGCAGAACTGTAAATAAGCTACTTGAAAGCCGGTCATACCAAGAATATGCCGTATTCTGGCCTGAAGGTAGAGGAACACATAATCAAAAATTTATTTCCGAAAATATAAGAAATGAAAAGCCCTATTGGCGGCAAGCCGCTATAGGAAATTGTAACCAGTCTGATTATACAGCTCAGTGGAAAAAAGCTTCGCTAAATGTCAAAACAGGTGAGGTTAAGAACGAGCATACAGATGCTCATGAGAATCCAGATAATTGGATTAGTGGGTATATGTTCAAAATATCTACTAATGCGCAAAGGTCTGACAATATTTATCGACCAGATAGAGATGTCCAAAATGATCTCCAATCTACACATCGAGCTATGCCCAGCGTTTGCCCCGCTTGTGGCATAACTCACCAAAAGCATAACGCAGCTAGCAAAAAACGTAAGTTAAGTTCAGTAAGAGGATTTCGAACGGGTTTTGCGAAAGCTAGTCAAACTTTAGCTAAAGAATTGTTGTACCAATTATCTAGTGATGAAAGGCAACGCAAATTAGTCGTTTTCTCTGATAGTCGCGAAGATGCAGCACAAATAGCAAATGGCATTGAGCGAACCCACTTTACGGATTTGCTTCGTGAATTATTAGTCCGATACCTCAGACAGGAAATATTATTAGGTCGAGAAATATTCAACGCGATACAGAATCAGGATCAAAATGCCGTTCAGAAATTAAAGAGAATTAACCAATTGCGATTCGATCAGATTGAAGATTTCATTGATGAAACCAAATTCCTAACTAGTACTAATCAGGTTAAACGCAATAAAGCTGAACATGCCCAGCGTGAATTAGCCAGTTTGATTGGTCAAACGATACCAGTTCGTAACCTTGTCGAAGTAGCTAATGATCAGACGGAGATGGCTCCACTGGTAAAGGAACTGGTTAAATTAGGAGTGAACCCAGGTGGTAATGATCTTTCTGTTCAATGGGCAACAAAACGCGATGGGACAAAGACCAATTGGACAGAGGTTATTGATTTTAACGAGCTTCGATGGAAGGCAAACGCAGATAGAGATTTCCAGCGAGATATTAGTACTAGCACCTATGACGAGTTAGCTCAAATCTTTTTTGGCAGCTTATTCTATTCTTTAGAATCTGCTGGTTTGGGGTATCTATCAGCAATCTCCACCCCCGATAGCCCTCAAGATTACCCTGAAATTATTAAGCAAAAGGCCAATAGCTTACCATTAAATAGTCTAATATTCTTGCAAGCAGTTAACAGCACTATTCGATTATTGTGTGAAGCGTACAAACACAATCATGCTGACCTATTCGATGGCCAAAAACACAGCTTGATCGATTATCAAAGTTTTCCAAAACTTGTTAAAAAATACATCTCTGAAGTTGCTAAAATTCACAACATAATCGATTTTAGTTTAGGTGATGCCATACATGAAACGCTTAAGGTGCTTGGAATTATTGATGCTGACCCTATATCAGGTACTTCTATCATTATACAAAGCTTATTTTTAAAAGCAGCTGCATCAGATGATCCAGTTTGGAGTAGTCAGCGTGGTCTAAGGCGGCATTTACATCCATCAGCGGGTGTCTGTACATACTCGTTCTCTCATTTACCCACTGACTCAGATACAACTTGCGAGCAACTTTGGCCAGATAACTATTTGTCTTTTCATGCAGCTGTTGAACAACGTAACCCGTTGCGACTTCATTGTGAGGAAATGACGGGGCAGACAGACAACCCTTTCGAACGTCAACGCCATTTTCGGAATATCATTGTCAATGAAGAGAAACAGTACCGGAATGTCAAGATGATTGACTTACTGAGTGTTACTACCACACTTGAGGTAGGAGTTGACATTGGTTCACTACAAGCCGTGATGCTGGCCAATATGCCCCCTCAACGATTTAACTATCAGCAGCGTGTAGGCCGAGCTGGTCGACGTGGCCAGGCCTATTCGGTAATTTTAACATTTTGCAGGGGCCGAAGTCATGATGAACATTATTTCAAGTATCCTCATCGAATCACGGGAGATCCACCACCAACGCCTTTTCTAAGTATGGATCAGCCACGTATTGCACGACGTATGATTGCTAAGGAGGTTCTTCGTCAAGCATTTGCTGAGACGCAGCTTTTGACTAGCGATGAACGTTTACCTATCAATGTACATGGTAATTTTGGAGCCGCAGATAATTGGTTAAACCATTATCAGTCTCATATAGCCACCTGGATAAACACTAATTCATCGTCTATCGAAACTATAGTAAAAATGCTGTGGAGCGGGCCAGATAGTGAGCTTTCCCAACTTATTTGGTGGGCTACAAATAAGGATGGTTTGTTAAAGCAGTTGGATGAAACCATTGCTAATGAAGAGATAGATGCAGAACCGCTTGCGGAACGACTTGCTATTGGTGGTTTTCTGCCCATGTTTGGTATGCCAACTGAGCAGAAAAATTTGTTTCATGGTGTGCATAAGAATGAAGATGACTACGAGCCATTAACAATTGACCGATCTTCTGAACAATCCTTATACGAATTTGCTCCTGGTAGCCAGAAAACAAAAGATAAAGCGATTCATACTGTGATTGGCTTCACAAGTAATTATTATTACGGTTTGAAGAAAGGGGACCGGAGTGGGCAAAAAAAATTATTGAACCAAACCTTTGAACCAATCAACGATCTAGTAAAGAACGTCTTCTCTGTAAACCGATGGATGGTGAACTGCCAGCTCTGCGGCTATACATACACGCAACTAATGCCCATCACTGAAATGATGTGTTTGAACTGTGGTAGTGACATTGAACCTCTTAACATTCGCACTCCTCGTGCTTTTCGAACAGACTTGACTGCTGGTCGTGACGATCGAGAATTTACAGATATACAAGTGTCTCGCCCACCAGTTTTGGCACAGTTGAATGATGGGAAGATTGCCCCCGAGCGAGTTGGGAACACTCTACTTAGTATTAGTGAACAGGATTTAACCTGGCGCATCAATGATAATGGTGGTCAACGTTTCAAAGGCAAGTTTTATACCACAAGCAATACATTTCCGTTTCAGACACAAGCATTTAAGTTTGATCTCCAATGGTTGACTGCTGATTTAGAACCAGATATTCAAGGATTTTTAGAATCTCCTAATGGTTACCGAGTACAGTTAACCAATTCCAAAGAAGACCCAATAGCTTTAGAAAATGGTATTGCCTTAGGGGTTGGCAAGCGAACCGAACTGTTACAATTATCTCCAAAGACGGTGCCTATAACACTAAATTTGGATATGTTTCGCATTAATGCAGCTGGTATAAAAGCAGCCTATTTTTCAGCAGCTTTTTTGTTACAACGTACCCTTGCTGATAAATTAGATGTAGATCCTAAAGAAATTGATATTGCCGACATAAGTCGAGTTTCGCTACCATACACGATTAACGGAAATCAGGCTTTTTGCGCTCGAATTACTCTAGCTGATGAGCTTGCTAATGGATCTGGCTTTATTCGCTACCTCTATAGTAATTATAGTGAAATTCTGGATGATATAGTTAATCCAAATAAAACGGAGGGATATACGGGTAAAATAAAATCCGAAAATCACCGTAAAGGATTAAAAAAAGAACAAATTCTCGCCTGTGATAGTGCGTGTTACGAATGCCTAAAAGTATATAGTAATATGAATTATCACAGTATATTGGACTGGCGTTTAGGACTAGCGCTATTGAGATTAATGCAGGATGAGTCTTTTACTGTAGGTACTGATGGGCAGTTTGAAACGCCAGAACTGATCGATTGGCTAGAAACTGCAACAACTCTACGGGATAACTTATTAGAAATGCTGCCAAACGGAGAATCCGTTGAAATTCAGAGGCTACCTGTTATTCGTTTATCTAAAAACAGAAAACAATCTGATTGGATAGCCGTAGTCCATCCATTCTGGCGTATAAATGACTATAAAGGAAAGGACTGGCTGGCTGGAGTTTTAGCCGATTTAGAGGTAAAGGCCACTCAAACAGAAGGTCACGTCCATTTTGTAAATACCTTTGATTTGCTCCGACGCATGGGTTGGTGCTATAAAGAACTCCAAGTTTAA
- a CDS encoding PD-(D/E)XK nuclease family protein has translation MIQTIIPVKPEPIPHITPSNATTIMQCAYQIIVRRSTKKHFLPPSATMEFGTAIHKAFELSVKQSFTNRHDVERFVDNIVHQAEESCQKRGYDFLTPFDNQVRNFGVKRELAIRKIESTTSLTNGYSSTTPTLKSHNYIEVEREFTSKRFKIQGKIDAILHRPDGDVLVDFKSGSIYDKHDNGERSLKISYENQLKLYAYLYYEATGKLPIGICVETLTGSVVNLSFTLEQCVEYAQNLDEQLSKVNQLIHTNQIDALKPINIDVCQWCSVRPACNFYQPVNKRTGFVDLFGRLTAINKLLNGNYSISLTNFNGTTRIVGILAIDAEKLQIDYEYRLFNLRSIKVSLLSFTTSSSIFEVTPY, from the coding sequence ATGATACAAACCATTATTCCTGTTAAACCTGAGCCTATTCCTCATATTACACCCAGCAACGCTACAACAATAATGCAATGCGCTTATCAAATAATAGTTCGTAGATCTACAAAAAAGCATTTTCTCCCACCATCAGCCACGATGGAGTTTGGAACTGCTATTCACAAAGCGTTTGAATTATCTGTTAAACAGTCTTTTACTAATCGACATGACGTTGAGCGATTTGTCGATAATATTGTGCACCAAGCTGAAGAAAGTTGTCAAAAACGTGGATATGACTTTTTAACTCCTTTTGACAACCAGGTTAGAAACTTTGGCGTTAAGCGAGAATTAGCGATACGCAAAATTGAGTCTACAACCTCTTTAACAAACGGATACTCTTCAACTACCCCAACTCTCAAGTCCCATAATTATATAGAAGTAGAAAGAGAGTTTACCTCTAAACGCTTCAAGATACAGGGCAAGATAGATGCTATACTTCATAGACCAGATGGTGATGTATTGGTTGACTTTAAAAGTGGATCTATTTATGATAAACATGATAATGGAGAACGTTCATTAAAAATAAGTTATGAAAATCAACTCAAACTGTATGCTTATTTATACTATGAAGCGACGGGAAAGCTTCCTATTGGTATTTGTGTAGAAACTTTAACGGGAAGTGTTGTTAATCTTAGCTTTACATTGGAACAATGTGTAGAGTATGCTCAAAACCTTGACGAACAATTAAGCAAAGTAAATCAGCTTATACATACAAATCAGATAGATGCTTTAAAACCAATTAATATTGATGTTTGCCAGTGGTGCTCAGTCAGACCAGCTTGTAATTTTTATCAACCGGTTAATAAAAGAACTGGATTTGTTGATTTATTTGGACGATTGACAGCTATAAATAAATTACTCAATGGCAACTATTCAATATCCTTGACCAATTTCAATGGCACTACCCGAATTGTAGGTATTTTAGCTATTGACGCAGAAAAATTACAAATAGATTATGAATATAGATTATTTAATTTGAGATCTATAAAAGTTAGTCTTCTATCCTTCACTACATCCTCATCAATTTTTGAGGTTACACCTTACTAA
- a CDS encoding DNA cytosine methyltransferase, whose product MRKIKSSLPFPIPVLSFFTGGGFMDIGFETDQLFKVIWTNEIDASICKLYAEGMSAWHGANCQITNQQSIETISSINILNEARQQIGFQNIFGIIGGPPCPDFSVRGSQMGFNGDRGRLTIIFIERIMELMPAFFVIENVKGIMSPRNQPMLNELIAYLRTRFIVAAPIQVNALDFGVPQHRERVFIIGFNRTHISDEQAAHFLRTTMLQNRPFPNALQTYNWPRNNRCKNKDRETPPPMLCTGPYLIDNENDIPNANEYFALHSSQQKVENTLEGDMSRSSFRRLHRGQFSPTTCYGNNEVHLHPYLHRRLSVREALRLQSVPDAYIFTTKGNYSKKFKLIGNGVPVALGQAIAKSVWQTLDLFMTRSSLK is encoded by the coding sequence TTGCGTAAAATAAAATCCTCACTACCCTTCCCGATTCCTGTTTTGTCCTTTTTTACAGGAGGTGGCTTTATGGATATTGGCTTTGAAACAGATCAATTGTTTAAAGTTATCTGGACAAATGAAATAGATGCTTCTATTTGCAAATTATATGCTGAAGGAATGTCAGCTTGGCACGGAGCAAATTGTCAAATCACAAATCAGCAATCGATTGAAACAATTTCATCTATCAATATTCTTAATGAAGCGCGCCAACAAATAGGCTTCCAAAATATTTTTGGTATTATAGGTGGCCCCCCATGCCCCGATTTTAGTGTTCGGGGTAGTCAGATGGGCTTTAATGGTGATAGAGGGCGATTAACGATTATATTCATTGAACGCATTATGGAATTGATGCCTGCCTTTTTCGTTATTGAAAACGTAAAAGGAATTATGTCACCCCGTAATCAACCAATGTTAAATGAGCTAATTGCGTACTTACGTACTAGATTCATAGTTGCAGCACCCATACAAGTGAACGCACTTGATTTTGGTGTACCACAACACCGAGAACGAGTATTCATTATCGGATTTAATAGAACACATATTTCCGATGAACAAGCTGCACATTTTTTACGGACTACAATGTTACAAAATCGACCTTTTCCAAATGCCCTCCAGACTTACAATTGGCCTCGTAATAATCGCTGTAAAAACAAGGATAGGGAAACTCCACCACCGATGCTATGTACTGGGCCGTATTTGATTGATAATGAAAATGATATCCCAAATGCTAATGAGTATTTTGCTCTACATTCATCACAGCAAAAAGTAGAGAATACTTTAGAAGGTGACATGAGTAGATCGTCATTTCGTCGATTGCATCGTGGTCAATTTAGCCCAACAACCTGTTATGGCAATAACGAGGTTCATCTACATCCTTATCTTCATCGTCGACTATCTGTACGTGAAGCATTGAGACTTCAATCCGTTCCAGATGCATATATTTTTACTACAAAGGGTAACTACTCTAAGAAATTTAAGCTAATTGGCAATGGTGTACCAGTGGCGCTTGGGCAAGCTATTGCCAAATCAGTTTGGCAAACGCTCGATTTGTTTATGACTAGGTCCTCACTTAAATGA
- a CDS encoding winged helix-turn-helix transcriptional regulator, which translates to MTQIKVASTYNANREIVLQECPVTYVMSKIGGHWKPIILYHLLEGSKRYSEIRKAMPHITEKMLIQHLKQLEADGLLIRTAQAVVPPVVTYTLTEAGQELKGVIHAMAEWAGKDKERCQAKSR; encoded by the coding sequence ATGACGCAAATCAAAGTAGCTTCGACGTATAATGCCAATCGGGAAATCGTTTTGCAAGAATGCCCAGTCACCTATGTAATGAGTAAAATTGGCGGGCACTGGAAACCGATCATTCTGTATCACCTGCTGGAAGGAAGCAAGCGGTACAGCGAGATCCGAAAAGCCATGCCGCACATTACTGAGAAAATGCTTATCCAGCATTTAAAACAACTGGAAGCGGATGGACTGCTCATTCGGACTGCTCAGGCCGTAGTACCGCCCGTGGTTACTTACACGCTAACCGAAGCGGGCCAGGAATTAAAAGGGGTTATTCATGCGATGGCCGAATGGGCTGGAAAAGATAAAGAGCGTTGCCAGGCCAAGTCCCGTTAA
- a CDS encoding NmrA family NAD(P)-binding protein codes for MNYIITGSLGHISRPLTQNLVKAGHHVTVISSNPDKKSAIEELGATAAIGSVADEAFLQTTFQKADAVYLMVPSDFSIADYPSYQRTIANVYINVLAASPVTHVVLLSSIGADLRHGAGPIDGIAYLEEKLETLTQLNVKVLRPSYFFYNLFSQIELIRNAGIAGNNFGDTDEKLVLTHTDDIATVATQQLLDLSFTGYSIQYIASDERHPTEIAEVLGKAVGKESTPWVPFSDEDSKQGMISAGLPEGFADLYVQMGKAIGEGKLQKDYWQNRPATLGAVKLEDFAREFAGAYQQG; via the coding sequence ATGAATTATATAATCACGGGCTCACTTGGCCACATCAGCCGGCCCCTCACCCAGAATCTAGTCAAAGCTGGACATCACGTTACGGTTATCAGCAGCAATCCCGACAAGAAATCCGCTATCGAAGAGCTTGGAGCTACGGCCGCCATTGGATCCGTCGCCGACGAAGCCTTTCTGCAAACTACGTTTCAGAAAGCCGATGCTGTGTATTTGATGGTGCCGAGTGATTTTTCGATAGCGGATTATCCCAGCTATCAGCGAACGATAGCAAATGTGTACATAAACGTTCTAGCGGCGAGTCCGGTTACGCATGTGGTACTGTTGAGCAGCATTGGAGCGGATTTACGCCACGGAGCCGGTCCCATCGATGGCATCGCCTATCTCGAGGAAAAGCTGGAAACCCTTACTCAACTGAACGTGAAAGTGCTCCGGCCTTCGTACTTTTTCTATAACCTGTTTAGCCAGATTGAGCTGATTCGTAACGCGGGTATCGCGGGTAATAACTTTGGGGATACGGACGAAAAACTGGTCCTTACGCATACGGACGACATTGCTACAGTAGCCACGCAACAACTCTTGGACCTTTCCTTCACCGGTTACAGCATTCAGTACATCGCCAGTGATGAACGCCATCCAACTGAAATTGCGGAAGTATTGGGCAAGGCCGTTGGTAAGGAGTCCACGCCCTGGGTACCGTTTAGCGACGAAGATTCCAAACAAGGTATGATTAGTGCTGGCTTACCCGAAGGTTTCGCGGATTTGTACGTGCAAATGGGCAAAGCCATTGGGGAGGGAAAATTACAAAAAGATTACTGGCAAAACCGCCCGGCTACCCTGGGAGCCGTGAAACTAGAGGACTTCGCCAGAGAGTTTGCGGGAGCTTATCAACAGGGATAA